A genomic stretch from Corynebacterium kutscheri includes:
- the mca gene encoding mycothiol conjugate amidase Mca: MSDLRLLAIHAHPDDESSKGAATMARYADEGARVKVLTCTGGERGDILNPAMDQPGVKDNIAAVRKDEMAAAVAALGVEHEWLGYVDSGLPEGDPLPPLPPESFALVDNDEVVRKLVAVIRDFRPQVIITYDENGGYPHPDHLKVHEVSILAWERAGDPNYHPEVGEAFEPQKLYYTHGFIRQRMLMFHNLLLEQGKPSPYEEILERWLTHDADMMARVTTQISCAEYFSARDEALRAHATQIDPAGTFFATPVEVQRQLWPTEEFELAKTRVSTSLPEDDLFAGLR, encoded by the coding sequence GTGAGTGATTTACGTCTATTAGCAATTCATGCGCACCCTGATGATGAATCAAGCAAAGGTGCTGCAACCATGGCACGCTACGCTGACGAAGGTGCACGCGTTAAGGTGCTGACCTGCACTGGTGGTGAACGCGGCGATATTCTTAACCCAGCTATGGACCAGCCCGGTGTGAAAGACAATATAGCGGCTGTTCGCAAAGATGAAATGGCTGCTGCTGTAGCTGCATTAGGTGTGGAGCATGAATGGTTAGGGTATGTTGATTCCGGATTGCCCGAGGGTGATCCGCTACCACCATTACCGCCAGAAAGTTTTGCTTTAGTTGATAACGATGAAGTAGTTCGCAAGCTAGTAGCGGTGATTCGAGACTTTCGCCCGCAGGTCATTATTACCTATGACGAAAATGGCGGTTATCCACACCCAGACCATTTAAAAGTCCATGAGGTATCTATTCTGGCGTGGGAGCGTGCTGGTGATCCTAATTATCATCCAGAAGTTGGTGAAGCTTTTGAACCTCAAAAGCTGTATTACACGCATGGTTTTATCCGCCAGCGGATGCTGATGTTTCATAATCTTTTACTTGAACAAGGAAAACCAAGCCCATACGAAGAAATTCTAGAGCGCTGGTTAACTCATGACGCAGATATGATGGCGCGCGTTACTACTCAGATTTCCTGTGCAGAATATTTTTCTGCGCGTGATGAAGCACTGCGTGCACATGCTACCCAGATTGATCCAGCCGGAACATTTTTTGCTACTCCAGTAGAAGTACAACGCCAATTGTGGCCTACCGAAGAATTTGAGCTGGCTAAGACCAGGGTGTCTACATCTTTGCCAGAAGATGATCTTTTTGCCGGTCTCCGATAA
- a CDS encoding DUF4307 domain-containing protein: MSSQQPTRQRYNVNTSDKGSWSSKLIAIFMVVIVAAFALAFVRYMQAQGKATVQAETATVEIIDDQTFLLGIDVTRTTTAEPTYCIVTALNYDKAEVGRREVLIPAGGNKLERVFTRIATTEQAVSGDVYGCSNIIPFYLTEAVELN, translated from the coding sequence ATGTCTTCGCAGCAACCGACTCGCCAGCGTTATAACGTCAATACCTCCGACAAGGGCAGCTGGTCGAGCAAATTAATTGCTATTTTTATGGTGGTTATTGTTGCTGCATTTGCGCTAGCTTTTGTTCGCTATATGCAGGCACAGGGTAAAGCAACCGTACAAGCCGAAACTGCCACTGTCGAGATTATCGACGACCAGACCTTCCTTTTAGGCATCGATGTCACCCGTACAACCACCGCAGAACCCACTTATTGCATTGTTACTGCCTTAAACTACGATAAAGCCGAGGTAGGTCGTCGTGAAGTTCTTATTCCTGCTGGTGGAAATAAATTAGAGCGAGTTTTTACTAGGATTGCAACCACCGAGCAAGCCGTTTCCGGCGATGTTTATGGCTGCTCAAATATAATTCCTTTCTATCTCACTGAGGCTGTCGAGCTTAACTAG
- the greA gene encoding transcription elongation factor GreA has translation MAEPQKQYITPETKKKLEEELNALIANRPVIAAEINERREEGDLKENAGYDAAREMQDQEEARIKQISEILANSTTERQAIIEGVAHVGSVVHVYYNDDKDDKETFLIGTRAAASDNKDLETYSEQSPLGAAILGAQEGETREYTAPNGRTIKVTIITAEPYDSAKAATPRA, from the coding sequence ATGGCTGAGCCCCAAAAGCAGTACATCACCCCAGAAACCAAGAAGAAGCTCGAAGAAGAGCTCAATGCTCTTATTGCTAACCGGCCGGTTATTGCCGCTGAAATTAATGAACGCCGTGAAGAAGGCGACCTTAAAGAAAACGCCGGTTATGATGCTGCTCGCGAAATGCAAGACCAAGAAGAAGCTCGTATTAAGCAGATTTCCGAAATCTTGGCCAACTCCACTACTGAACGCCAGGCCATCATCGAAGGTGTTGCTCACGTTGGCTCGGTAGTACATGTTTATTACAACGACGATAAAGACGACAAAGAAACTTTCCTGATTGGTACCCGGGCAGCTGCTTCCGACAACAAAGATCTAGAGACCTACTCCGAACAATCCCCACTAGGTGCTGCTATCTTAGGTGCCCAAGAAGGTGAAACACGCGAGTACACGGCACCTAATGGCCGTACTATCAAGGTCACCATTATCACCGCCGAACCCTATGACTCTGCTAAGGCTGCAACACCACGCGCATAA
- a CDS encoding DUF5979 domain-containing protein — translation MRKVMIPLTTRRLGKRLSALACATTLVVAPIVSNQPEAFAQEETADLVLYKDLDQVPEAAKYQRYPLTWHCHKGEEYNDYGTVRLSPRKGIRFKSIPKGASCTVTEDTDATAVNGYTQTIRWWVNPGGEAKLQTPDQPNQISFTLNSDTKVLSAGSFEKNRFEEAIPYTSSSS, via the coding sequence ATGAGAAAAGTTATGATTCCCTTAACTACCCGACGTTTAGGGAAGCGTCTCTCCGCTCTAGCTTGTGCCACCACCCTAGTGGTAGCACCTATTGTTTCTAATCAACCAGAAGCCTTCGCACAAGAAGAAACTGCGGACCTTGTCCTATACAAAGATCTCGACCAGGTTCCAGAAGCAGCTAAATATCAAAGGTATCCTCTTACCTGGCACTGCCATAAGGGAGAAGAGTATAACGATTACGGAACCGTACGGCTTTCACCTCGTAAAGGGATCCGCTTTAAATCCATCCCTAAAGGCGCTTCCTGCACAGTTACCGAAGATACCGATGCCACTGCCGTAAACGGCTACACCCAAACTATTCGTTGGTGGGTCAATCCTGGCGGCGAGGCTAAACTGCAAACGCCAGATCAACCAAACCAAATCTCTTTCACTCTCAACAGCGATACAAAGGTATTATCTGCCGGTTCTTTTGAGAAGAATCGTTTTGAGGAAGCAATACCGTATACCAGTAGCTCCAGCTAG
- a CDS encoding Bax inhibitor-1/YccA family protein has product MRSSNPVLTSLVNDRGNAYGAYTNNVNSPFGAAYSSQVSDDNRPMTVDDVVSKTAITVGVIIVFAVLNFGIALWVSTSMAMLLTIVGGIGGFITVLVSAFSKSYGSKAITLTYAVLEGLFLGGFSLLLTGVTVGGANAGVMISQAILGTIGVFLGMLYVYKTGAVKVTPKFNRVVTASIIGVAVLALGNLLLAVFTGANPLRDGGTLAIIFSLVCIGLAAMSFLQDFDLADRMVRQGAPAKSAWGIALGLSVTLVWLYTEILRLLSYFQQR; this is encoded by the coding sequence ATGCGTAGCAGCAACCCAGTTTTAACTTCTCTTGTCAATGATCGTGGAAATGCTTATGGCGCTTACACCAATAATGTGAACAGCCCATTTGGGGCAGCCTATAGTTCACAGGTTTCTGATGATAATCGCCCTATGACAGTTGATGATGTGGTATCAAAAACTGCCATTACTGTTGGTGTGATTATTGTATTCGCTGTATTAAATTTTGGTATTGCACTATGGGTAAGCACCAGTATGGCTATGCTATTGACCATAGTTGGCGGCATTGGCGGCTTTATTACCGTTTTGGTGAGTGCTTTTTCCAAGAGCTATGGGTCTAAAGCTATTACCTTGACATATGCGGTTTTGGAAGGTTTATTCCTTGGCGGTTTCTCGTTACTTCTTACCGGTGTAACTGTCGGCGGCGCTAACGCAGGTGTAATGATTTCTCAGGCAATTCTGGGTACCATCGGCGTGTTCTTAGGCATGCTTTATGTATATAAGACCGGTGCGGTCAAAGTTACTCCTAAATTCAACCGCGTCGTTACCGCAAGTATTATCGGTGTTGCTGTGTTAGCTCTTGGTAACCTTTTGCTAGCAGTTTTTACTGGTGCAAACCCATTGCGTGATGGTGGCACGTTAGCAATCATCTTCTCGCTAGTCTGCATTGGTTTGGCTGCCATGAGCTTCCTACAGGATTTTGACCTAGCTGACCGTATGGTTCGCCAAGGGGCACCAGCGAAAAGTGCATGGGGTATTGCTCTAGGTCTTTCCGTTACCTTGGTATGGCTTTACACAGAGATTCTTCGTCTTCTTAGCTACTTCCAGCAGCGTTAG
- a CDS encoding AraC family transcriptional regulator — protein MKNSSAVLLWCHSGTATINAPERVIPVLAGDLVLAPKGAFITGFGMVIPISFPEMQLGGHLRRIHLGKQWNDRMIFEFSRSILGEQRLSPEIAKLFDDKAPVPGLPRALKAREVARRLIANPADNTSLKEWADFCHVSTRTLQRQFVAGTGYTFSEWRSCYRVHIASGLMSQDFSTADVAALVGFKATSSLVRAFQRHTGLNPSAFSSGDNSGTRIGQPPAIPATTTFARVDVDQALWIFKGTATVTTAGYCRFVAAGDTVTIPSNTATRLDVSAGSIALPIPIVHAHAQLSVDDVLRHAINMRGNIFRKIEREELITLEPEIDASRLHFVS, from the coding sequence ATGAAAAACTCTTCTGCGGTTCTTTTGTGGTGTCATTCCGGAACAGCCACAATTAACGCCCCAGAGCGCGTGATACCTGTTCTTGCTGGTGACCTTGTTTTAGCACCAAAAGGTGCATTCATTACCGGTTTCGGAATGGTCATCCCGATTTCCTTCCCAGAGATGCAATTGGGGGGTCATTTACGTCGGATTCATCTAGGAAAACAATGGAATGACCGTATGATTTTTGAGTTTTCCCGCAGCATTTTAGGTGAACAACGACTTTCGCCAGAGATCGCTAAGCTTTTCGACGATAAAGCCCCCGTGCCCGGATTGCCTCGGGCTCTTAAAGCGCGAGAGGTCGCTAGGCGGTTGATTGCTAATCCGGCAGATAACACCTCGTTAAAAGAGTGGGCGGATTTTTGCCATGTGAGTACACGCACTTTGCAGCGCCAATTTGTAGCTGGCACTGGATACACTTTCAGTGAATGGCGGTCTTGTTATCGGGTTCATATTGCTTCCGGGTTGATGTCGCAAGATTTCTCTACCGCAGATGTTGCTGCTTTAGTTGGTTTTAAAGCAACGAGTTCGTTAGTGCGTGCCTTCCAACGCCATACTGGACTTAATCCTTCGGCATTTAGCTCTGGCGATAATAGTGGTACCCGGATCGGCCAGCCACCTGCTATTCCGGCAACGACTACTTTTGCGCGAGTCGATGTTGATCAGGCGTTGTGGATTTTTAAGGGCACCGCCACCGTTACTACCGCTGGGTACTGTCGTTTTGTTGCTGCTGGTGACACGGTTACTATTCCAAGCAATACTGCTACTCGGCTTGATGTTTCTGCCGGCTCGATTGCGCTTCCGATTCCTATTGTGCATGCACATGCACAGCTAAGCGTTGATGATGTACTTCGCCATGCTATTAATATGCGCGGTAATATTTTCCGAAAAATTGAGCGCGAAGAACTAATTACTCTTGAACCAGAAATTGATGCTTCACGTTTACATTTTGTCTCTTAG
- a CDS encoding ABC transporter substrate-binding protein — protein sequence MNDIRSLNTWSHRIAVVLALFVSFSLVFVLTACVSENNSTNDAGQGNTDVATGGAHFSTADEETAQLGSDAAPGEFPRTVKHALGETELKEQPKRVVVLDTGELDSVLSLGITPVGMVTTKGANPVPSYLADQVKDVQSVGTINEINVEEIAALQPDLILGSKLRADKIYAQLSEIAPTVFSIRPGFPWKENFLLTGEALGKEKEAEAKLNEYAAKVDSIKDTVPEDITVSLVRFMPERIRLYANKSLIGVILKDAGIARPANQDIDELAAEISPETIDEAEGSVIFYSSYGKPDATGQDAIVNGAAWKNLSAVKNGQAYEVNDDVWFLGLGPTGAMQIVDDLEEMLPKK from the coding sequence GTGAATGACATTCGATCTTTGAACACATGGAGCCATCGCATTGCTGTGGTGCTGGCTCTTTTTGTTTCTTTTTCCCTCGTTTTCGTACTAACAGCATGTGTATCTGAGAACAATTCCACTAATGATGCCGGACAAGGAAATACGGATGTAGCCACCGGTGGCGCACATTTTTCTACGGCAGATGAGGAAACGGCGCAGCTTGGCAGCGATGCAGCTCCCGGCGAATTTCCTCGCACCGTCAAGCATGCGCTGGGTGAAACTGAGCTTAAAGAACAACCTAAGCGCGTGGTTGTTCTAGACACCGGTGAGCTAGACAGTGTGCTTTCCCTAGGGATCACCCCGGTAGGAATGGTGACCACTAAAGGTGCCAACCCTGTTCCAAGCTATCTGGCAGATCAGGTAAAAGATGTGCAAAGTGTAGGCACAATCAATGAAATTAACGTAGAAGAAATTGCGGCTTTGCAGCCTGATCTGATTTTGGGTAGCAAGCTGCGGGCAGATAAAATTTATGCTCAGCTTTCTGAGATAGCGCCAACTGTTTTTTCCATTCGTCCTGGCTTTCCATGGAAAGAAAACTTCCTGCTTACTGGTGAAGCACTAGGTAAAGAAAAAGAAGCAGAAGCAAAGCTTAACGAGTACGCTGCAAAAGTTGACAGCATTAAAGATACTGTGCCGGAAGATATCACAGTTTCGTTGGTTCGTTTTATGCCTGAGCGTATCCGTCTTTATGCAAATAAGTCTCTTATTGGCGTAATTCTTAAGGATGCAGGAATCGCCCGTCCCGCGAACCAGGACATTGATGAGTTGGCTGCCGAGATTTCTCCTGAGACTATTGATGAAGCAGAAGGTAGTGTCATTTTCTACAGTAGCTATGGTAAACCGGATGCAACTGGTCAAGACGCTATTGTTAATGGTGCTGCCTGGAAGAACCTTAGTGCGGTAAAAAATGGTCAAGCGTATGAAGTCAATGATGACGTATGGTTCTTAGGACTTGGTCCTACTGGTGCTATGCAGATTGTGGATGATCTCGAAGAGATGTTGCCCAAGAAGTAA
- a CDS encoding FecCD family ABC transporter permease — protein MVSTTSSDPIEQRKFFLKYARNKPQTRRSLVAIILLLTTLLLILSVASIAIGARAIPLSHIADVLVHPDSTNITSTIVWDRRVPRTLLALIAGMSLGLAGTLSQALTRNPLADTGALGINSGAAFAIVIGIAFFNASSSWAFLALALIGACAAAAVVYSIGTHRATMADPVRLVLSGVALSAILSGIGEGLSLVNPQAFDRLKSWMVGSVDVGTLTPLGIASSGLACGIVLAIACAHGLNALALGDAMATSIGASTTRIRFFSFVAIVILAASATAAAGVIVFLGLMVPHIARWIVGPDLLRVLSTSFLLGPLILLMADIVGRLIVPGEFPAGVVVAFIGAPFLIAYAQSRKGELS, from the coding sequence ATGGTTTCAACGACCTCATCCGACCCCATTGAACAGCGAAAATTCTTTTTAAAATACGCGCGCAATAAACCACAAACGCGCCGCTCGTTAGTCGCCATAATATTGCTTTTAACGACACTACTTCTCATATTAAGTGTTGCAAGTATTGCAATTGGAGCCAGAGCCATTCCCTTATCGCATATCGCTGATGTCCTAGTGCATCCCGATTCTACGAATATAACTTCCACAATCGTGTGGGATAGACGAGTTCCTCGTACTCTTCTTGCCCTTATCGCTGGCATGTCGCTCGGGCTTGCCGGAACTCTTTCCCAAGCCCTGACCCGTAACCCATTAGCAGACACCGGCGCGCTAGGAATTAATTCGGGTGCCGCTTTTGCAATCGTCATAGGCATAGCCTTCTTTAATGCATCGTCTTCCTGGGCCTTCTTAGCACTAGCACTTATCGGCGCATGCGCTGCGGCAGCGGTGGTGTATTCCATAGGAACTCATCGCGCAACCATGGCTGACCCAGTCCGCTTAGTTTTATCCGGAGTGGCTCTTAGCGCAATTCTTTCTGGAATCGGTGAGGGACTTTCCTTAGTTAACCCCCAGGCCTTCGACCGATTAAAAAGCTGGATGGTAGGAAGCGTAGACGTCGGCACGCTTACTCCGTTAGGTATCGCAAGTAGTGGTCTTGCGTGCGGCATTGTGCTTGCAATCGCTTGTGCTCATGGCCTTAATGCGCTTGCGCTAGGCGATGCTATGGCTACTTCTATTGGTGCTTCCACTACTCGCATTCGTTTCTTTTCTTTTGTCGCTATAGTAATCCTTGCTGCTAGTGCTACTGCTGCGGCTGGGGTCATTGTTTTCCTTGGCCTTATGGTGCCCCACATCGCACGGTGGATTGTAGGTCCAGATCTTCTGCGAGTGCTGAGCACTTCTTTTCTTCTTGGGCCACTGATTTTACTAATGGCAGATATTGTGGGTCGTTTAATTGTGCCTGGTGAATTTCCTGCCGGAGTAGTCGTGGCTTTTATCGGGGCACCTTTTCTTATTGCCTATGCCCAAAGCCGGAAAGGCGAACTATCATGA
- a CDS encoding FecCD family ABC transporter permease encodes MIHRRSLYIFFILTLLLIISTVVAVSIPGAGITTAKVWSAFQGTESGLARTIVFSWRAPRIATALLVGAALGIAGSLFQALTRNPLGSPDIIGFNTGAYTGVILTMTSGMTSFTSVAFGALIGGLATAFIVMAFSVRLRIDGLRIILVGLGVSAMLSAFNRWLITRSDLNTAMSAASWGAGSLNGIRWSAATPAIVALAIIVTLALFLGSRIDILNLGDDTATALGLAVNRSKFVLLFVGVVLVAITTAVAGPISFIALAAPHIAQRITASPRTPLLIAALTGSILLLIADIIAQRAFAPVQLPVGLVTVVIGGIYLLTLIASASRRT; translated from the coding sequence ATGATCCACCGCCGTTCCTTATACATCTTCTTTATCCTGACTCTGTTGCTGATTATTTCCACAGTAGTGGCCGTATCCATACCAGGGGCAGGCATTACCACCGCCAAAGTGTGGTCTGCTTTCCAAGGCACTGAATCTGGCCTGGCTCGCACCATCGTCTTTTCTTGGCGAGCTCCCCGAATCGCTACCGCATTACTTGTTGGTGCTGCCTTAGGTATTGCCGGCTCACTGTTCCAAGCTTTAACCCGAAATCCACTGGGTTCTCCCGACATTATCGGTTTTAATACTGGTGCTTACACTGGAGTTATTCTCACTATGACATCCGGGATGACAAGTTTTACTTCCGTTGCTTTCGGTGCTCTCATTGGCGGACTAGCCACCGCTTTTATAGTGATGGCATTCTCTGTGCGCTTGCGTATTGATGGCCTGCGCATCATCTTGGTCGGCCTCGGTGTTTCTGCAATGCTTTCAGCTTTTAACCGGTGGCTTATCACCCGAAGCGATCTCAACACTGCTATGTCTGCTGCTAGTTGGGGTGCTGGATCGCTTAATGGTATCCGTTGGTCAGCAGCTACTCCCGCAATAGTAGCCCTGGCTATTATCGTGACCCTTGCCTTATTTTTAGGCTCGCGCATTGACATCCTCAATCTCGGCGATGATACCGCGACCGCACTTGGTCTTGCGGTAAACCGCAGCAAGTTTGTTTTATTGTTTGTCGGGGTTGTCTTAGTTGCGATCACTACTGCTGTTGCCGGCCCTATTTCTTTTATCGCGCTCGCTGCCCCACATATCGCCCAACGTATCACCGCGAGTCCTCGCACGCCGTTATTAATAGCTGCACTCACCGGTTCAATACTGCTCCTTATTGCAGACATCATTGCTCAACGAGCCTTCGCTCCGGTTCAACTTCCGGTAGGACTAGTCACCGTTGTTATCGGTGGTATTTATCTACTCACACTCATCGCCTCAGCTTCTCGACGCACCTAG
- a CDS encoding ABC transporter ATP-binding protein — protein MNTAHTAITGLSSSSKTSALHTENITLSWDKHVVSTDLSVDIPAGKFTAIIGPNGCGKSTLLKSCARILTPDTGSIYLHGQNLTELHTKEIAKQLALLPQSTITPADITVEELVRRGRFPHHNWLHQWTKEDTRAVDAALSAANVKELTNKRVTDLSGGQRQRVWLAMVLAQNTPTVLLDEPTTFLDIAHQYQLLELARSLTTQLHRTVVAVLHDLQQAVRYADHLIVMKAGKVVATGSPKDVISAELIAEVFNITVRTTLVDDQLIVIPTELPVPNVAMMQG, from the coding sequence ATGAACACCGCTCATACTGCTATCACAGGTTTATCTTCTTCTTCCAAAACCTCTGCGCTACACACAGAAAATATCACTCTTAGCTGGGATAAACACGTAGTAAGCACTGATCTCAGCGTTGATATACCTGCAGGAAAATTCACCGCAATTATCGGCCCTAATGGATGTGGAAAATCCACATTACTGAAAAGCTGTGCCCGTATTCTCACCCCAGACACTGGCTCAATTTATCTCCATGGACAGAATCTGACCGAATTACATACCAAAGAGATCGCTAAGCAGCTCGCACTGCTGCCCCAAAGTACTATTACCCCAGCCGATATCACGGTAGAAGAACTCGTCCGCCGTGGACGGTTCCCCCATCACAATTGGTTGCATCAATGGACCAAAGAAGACACCCGAGCCGTCGATGCCGCACTAAGTGCTGCCAACGTTAAAGAACTTACCAACAAGCGCGTTACTGATTTATCTGGCGGTCAGCGTCAACGCGTATGGCTAGCAATGGTTCTTGCCCAGAACACCCCTACGGTACTTCTCGACGAACCAACAACCTTCCTTGATATCGCCCACCAATACCAGCTTCTTGAATTGGCGCGATCACTGACAACACAACTTCATCGCACCGTCGTTGCAGTACTACATGATCTCCAACAAGCAGTTCGATACGCCGATCATCTTATTGTTATGAAGGCCGGAAAAGTTGTAGCTACTGGATCGCCTAAAGACGTAATCAGTGCAGAACTTATAGCAGAGGTTTTTAACATCACAGTTCGTACTACGCTTGTCGACGACCAACTCATCGTTATTCCCACCGAATTGCCGGTACCTAATGTTGCGATGATGCAGGGTTAG
- a CDS encoding DUF5979 domain-containing protein, whose amino-acid sequence MSRFYTQFFITKNLLIAALSALFTLLLTASFIFSAHYAPTAAAKTIADNPLDPAHSARFMLTKRAYTASDSVTELNQKLSQNNKEYSLTWECAPPHKGKQSGTFTLKVDGTFESPLFPVGTRCTVTEDLNNSTVDGFTHSTFSAYSFGGNDDLTKVTDRQVAFSLKQVGTYSFVAYNEYTKNETN is encoded by the coding sequence ATGAGTCGTTTCTATACCCAATTTTTTATTACCAAGAACCTACTTATCGCCGCACTATCTGCGCTTTTTACCCTCTTGCTCACGGCAAGTTTTATTTTCTCAGCTCATTACGCCCCTACCGCAGCGGCAAAAACCATAGCGGATAACCCACTTGACCCAGCCCACAGCGCACGTTTTATGCTCACCAAACGAGCTTATACCGCCTCTGATTCAGTTACTGAGCTCAACCAAAAGCTCTCGCAAAATAATAAAGAATACTCACTTACCTGGGAATGCGCCCCACCACACAAAGGAAAACAATCCGGCACCTTCACGCTAAAAGTTGATGGCACTTTTGAAAGCCCACTTTTCCCCGTAGGAACTCGCTGCACGGTTACCGAAGACCTCAATAACTCTACGGTAGATGGCTTTACCCACAGCACTTTCTCTGCCTACTCTTTTGGTGGCAACGATGATCTGACTAAGGTCACTGATCGTCAGGTTGCTTTCTCATTAAAGCAAGTAGGAACCTACTCTTTTGTTGCCTATAACGAATACACCAAAAATGAAACTAACTAA
- a CDS encoding Ppx/GppA phosphatase family protein, which produces MPRFAAIDCGTNSIRLLISDVDITHLDSFTDVIRIMEIIRLGQGVDATGELNPAAIERARQALEKFVSLMKRENVVDVRMVATSATRDARNKDEFFEMTKCLLGQIKPGAQAEVISGEQEARLSFQGAVADLPVDKAPLCVIDLGGGSTEFIVGKQASIVGSHSAQMGCVRLSERIMHSDPATPTEIASARSYIDERLAEVLGTVPINQAQTFVGCAGTFTTLAALALGLEEYDPQQIHNSILHFDALRVLTQQLIAETAQQRAGHPVVHPGRADVLASGCLVVEQIMDLIETETGVNQIRVSEKDILDGIIIDLVSTHIS; this is translated from the coding sequence ATGCCTCGTTTTGCCGCGATTGATTGTGGAACTAATTCTATTCGCTTACTAATTAGCGATGTCGATATTACTCATCTGGATAGTTTTACGGATGTCATCCGTATTATGGAGATCATCCGCCTTGGGCAAGGCGTTGATGCCACTGGTGAATTAAATCCAGCAGCTATTGAGCGTGCCCGGCAGGCCTTAGAAAAGTTCGTTTCTTTGATGAAACGTGAAAATGTGGTTGACGTGCGCATGGTGGCTACCTCTGCAACTCGTGATGCCCGCAATAAAGATGAGTTCTTTGAGATGACTAAGTGCCTGCTTGGCCAGATTAAACCTGGTGCTCAAGCAGAAGTCATCAGTGGTGAACAAGAAGCGCGCTTATCTTTCCAAGGTGCGGTTGCAGATTTGCCAGTGGATAAAGCGCCGTTGTGTGTGATTGATTTGGGTGGTGGCTCGACGGAATTTATCGTCGGTAAGCAAGCATCAATTGTAGGCAGTCACTCGGCACAGATGGGGTGTGTACGCCTTAGCGAACGCATTATGCATAGCGATCCAGCAACCCCTACTGAGATAGCAAGTGCGCGCAGTTATATCGATGAGCGCCTGGCAGAAGTACTAGGAACGGTTCCCATCAATCAAGCGCAGACATTTGTTGGCTGCGCAGGAACTTTCACTACCTTGGCGGCACTTGCTTTGGGTTTGGAAGAATATGATCCACAACAGATTCATAATTCCATTTTGCATTTCGATGCTCTTCGAGTACTGACCCAGCAACTGATTGCCGAAACTGCGCAACAGCGCGCTGGGCATCCAGTTGTCCATCCTGGACGTGCTGACGTTCTTGCCAGCGGATGTCTTGTGGTGGAACAAATCATGGATCTGATCGAGACTGAGACAGGGGTCAACCAGATCCGTGTATCGGAAAAAGATATTTTAGATGGGATCATTATTGACTTAGTGAGTACCCACATAAGCTAG
- a CDS encoding DUF501 domain-containing protein yields MSVNQADLDIIASQLGREPRGVVEVSYYCPDGTPAVVMTAPRLDDGTPFPTLYYLTEPRLTAEASRLEVAQVMKWMTQRLEEDAQLRADYQRAHEHFLAKRNALEDLGTDFSGGGMPDRVKCLHVLIAYALAEGPQHFRLGTEAVALAAEHAGLRGSAIPADWPTCAELGIELSDFDFSRAEAPGGK; encoded by the coding sequence ATGAGTGTGAACCAAGCAGATCTTGATATTATTGCTAGTCAATTGGGCCGGGAACCGCGTGGGGTAGTGGAAGTGTCCTATTATTGCCCCGATGGCACACCAGCAGTGGTCATGACAGCTCCTCGTCTTGACGACGGTACACCATTTCCTACCTTGTATTATCTCACTGAGCCACGATTAACCGCTGAGGCTTCTCGGCTAGAGGTTGCTCAGGTAATGAAATGGATGACTCAGCGCTTGGAAGAAGATGCGCAATTGCGTGCAGATTACCAGCGCGCCCATGAGCATTTCTTAGCTAAGCGCAATGCATTAGAAGATTTAGGAACTGATTTCTCCGGCGGCGGTATGCCAGATCGGGTGAAGTGTCTTCATGTGCTTATTGCTTATGCATTAGCCGAAGGACCGCAACATTTCCGCCTGGGTACTGAGGCAGTTGCTTTAGCAGCTGAGCATGCAGGTTTACGCGGTAGCGCTATTCCAGCTGATTGGCCAACGTGTGCTGAGCTAGGCATTGAACTTAGTGATTTCGATTTTTCTCGGGCTGAAGCACCAGGAGGGAAATAA